CGGAAAAGGGTGAAACCTTGATCGCCGTGGATAAAGTCGACGCCGGGCCGCATGATTTGGTATTGGTGAATCGCGAAGGCGGCGGCGCACGCATGCTGCTCGACAATCCCAAGATTCCCGTGCAAGCGGTGATCGTGGGGGTGATTGATGCCCTTGACACGCCGAGTCTGTAAATATGCCAACGGTACTCCGCAGCGGACCTTATCGCCTTTTCTTTTATGCCGGTGATCGCGATGAGGCGCCTCACATACACATTGAGCGTGAACATAGGACTGCAAAGTTTTGGCTCGTTCCTGTCAGGCTTCATAGTAGCGGCGGTTTTGCCAGGCACGAAATCAACGCAATTCAGAAACTGGTTGAAGTGAATCAAGAACAATTGTTGCGAGGCTGGAATGACTACTTCAACGATTGACATTCAGGAGTTGAAAGCGCAAAATGTCATGGTTACTGAAGATTCATTGACGGTGGATTTGACAGATGGCCGCACCATTTCCGTTCCATTG
The sequence above is a segment of the Cytophagia bacterium CHB2 genome. Coding sequences within it:
- a CDS encoding ethanolamine utilization protein EutN codes for the protein MLICRVVGDVVSTIKNEHLHGHKLLLVQPVELDGKTEKGETLIAVDKVDAGPHDLVLVNREGGGARMLLDNPKIPVQAVIVGVIDALDTPSL
- a CDS encoding DUF4160 domain-containing protein, producing the protein MPTVLRSGPYRLFFYAGDRDEAPHIHIEREHRTAKFWLVPVRLHSSGGFARHEINAIQKLVEVNQEQLLRGWNDYFND